One window of Leopardus geoffroyi isolate Oge1 chromosome B3, O.geoffroyi_Oge1_pat1.0, whole genome shotgun sequence genomic DNA carries:
- the ZFYVE1 gene encoding zinc finger FYVE domain-containing protein 1 isoform X2, which produces MAHSSFFPDEYFTCSSLCLSCGAGCKNSMNHGKEGVPHEAKSRCRYSHQYDNRVYTCKACYERGKEVSVVPKTSASTDSPWMGLAKYAWSGYVIECPNCGVVYRSRQYWFGNQDPVDTVVRTEIVHVWPGTDGFLKDNNNAAQRLLDGMNFMAQSVSELSLGPTKAVTSWLTDQIAPAYWRPNSQILSCNKCATSFKDNDTKHHCRACGEGFCDSCSSKTRPVPERGWGPAPVRVCDNCYEARNVQLDVTEAQTDDEGGTLIARKVGEAVQSTLGAVVTAIDIPLGLVKDAARPAYWVPDHEILHCHSCRKEFSIKLSKHHCRACGQGFCDECSHDRRAVPSRGWDHPVRVCFNCNKKPGDL; this is translated from the exons GGCTGGATGTAAGAACAGCATGAACCATGGGAAAGAAGGAGTCCCTCACGAAGCCAAGAGCCGCTGCAGATACTCCCACCAGTACGACAACCGGGTTTATACCTGCAAG GCCTGCTATGAGAGAGGCAAGGAGGTCAGCGTAGTGCCCAAGACATCCGCTTCCACTGACTCCCCCTGGATGGGTCTCGCAAAATATGCCTGGTCTGG GTATGTGATCGAGTGTCCTAACTGCGGCGTGGTCTACCGTAGCCGGCAGTACTGGTTTGGGAACCAAGATCCTGTGGATACGGTGGTACGGACAGAGATTGTGCACGTGTGGCCGGGG ACTGATGGATTTCTGAAGGACAACAACAATGCTGCCCAGCGCCTCTTGGATGGGATGAACtttatggctcagtcagtgtctgAGCTTAGCCTTGGGCCCACCAAGGCTGTGACTTCCTGGCTGACAGACCAGATCGCCCCTGCGTACTGGAGGCCCAACTCCCAGATCCTG AGCTGCAACAAATGTGCTACATCCTTTAAAGATAACGACACCAAGCATCACTGCCGGGCCTGTGGGGAGGGCTTCTGTGACAGCTGTTCATCTAAGACCCGGCCAGTGCCCGAGCGGGGCTGGGGCCCTGCGCCAGTGCGGGTGTGTGACAACTGCTATGAAGCCAGGAATGTCCAGTTAG ATGTTACTGAAGCACAGACTGACGATGAAGGCGGGACGTTGATTGCTCGGAAGGTGGGCGAGGCCGTGCAGAGCACTTTGGGAGCTGTAGTGACAGCCATTGACATACCACTAG GTCTGGTGAAGGATGCGGCCAGGCCGGCGTACTGGGTGCCTGACCACGAGATCCTGCACTGCCACAGCTGCCGGAAGGAGTTCAGCATCAAGCTCTCCAAGCACCACTGCCGGGCCTGCGGACAGGGCTTCTGTGATGAGTGTTCCCATGACCGCCGGGCTGTCCCCTCTCGAGGCTGGGACCATCCTGTCCGAGTCTGCTTTAACTGCAATAAAAAGCCCGGTGACCTTTAA